The Pantoea eucalypti sequence GTGACTGATCGCCAACCGTCGTCGCGGTCAGATTTAAGGTAATGCCTTCCAGTGCATCACTGATCTGGTTGCTACTGTTCTCAATCGCAACGTTGTTGACTGTGAGCTCGGCATTCTGTGCTTTAACGCTTTCTGTCATCACATTGCTACTGGCGGATGCGTCAAAACCCACAATCCCCTGCAGCGTGCTGTCGCCGGTGACCGCAATCTTTGCTACCGCATTATCGCTACCGGTTTTATTGGCGCTCATAGAGAGACGGAAGCTGCCGTCTGACACCTTTATGATGCTGGCGGTGATGCCTGCATTCGCACCATTAATCGCATCACGCATGCCAGTCAGCGAGGTCTGATCGCTGGAGAGCGTTATGCTTTTGCTGGTGCCATCTTTTAAGGTAATCGCGATGCTGCGGCTGGCTACCGAGCTGTCGCCCAGTGCGGCAGTGTTACTGCTCTGCACCGCAGAGGTAAGGACCTGCGCCTGCGCCAGCTGTGTGACGTTGATTGAATATTTACCGGCAACTGTGCTACCAGAGGTGGTCGCGCTGAACGCTGTTGAGCTGCTGCTCGCGGTGGTGGCGGTAAACAGATCGGCACTGTTCAGCTTAGTGTTCGCGGTCTGGAATGTCGTCAGTGAGCTTTTCAGGGAGGCATAGGCACTGAGTTTGGCCGTATAAGCCGACTGCTGGTTCGAAATGGGTGTAAGTGCAGATTTTTCAGCGGTGGTCAAACTGTCAAGCATGGTACTGAGTGGCAGGCCGGAGCCCACACCAAGGTTGCTTATACTAGCCATGTTAATTCCTTTATAAGGTCGACAGAGAAATTGATACCTGGGTTATCGGCCTTGAATAAGGAAAGTTTAAGGGTATTTGCCTTAGGGTAATGAGGTAAATAAGCACTATAGAGAAGGGTAATTCAGCGGCTAGAAAATTAATGAATTAAGTCTAAAGAAGTTCGGACGGGTGGCGATAACTTAAAACGTGACAGGTTGAAGCAGAAAAATTCGCCTGGTACTAAAAAAATTCTAAAGGTTGTTAAACGGCAGACGATAACAACTTTGACGGCGCTGAAGCCGGCGGGTTGAAGCCCACACCTTAACCGAAAGACTTGATTAACAGGAAAATTCATCATGGCCCAAGTCATTAATACCAACAGCCTCTCGCTGATCACTCAGAACAACATCAACAAGAACCAGTCAGCTCTGTCTACTTCAATGGAGCGTCTGTCTTCTGGTTTACGTATCAACAGCGCGAAAGATGACGCTGCTGGTCAGGCAATTGCCAACCGTTTTACCTCTAACATCAAGGGCCTGACTCAGGCTGCCCGTAACGCCAACGACGGTATCTCTGCTGCGCAGACTACTGAAGGCGCGCTGTCAGAAATCAACAACAACTTACAGCGTGTTCGTGAGCTGACTGTACAGTCTCAGAACGGCACCAACTCTGATTCTGACCTGTCTTCAATCCAGGATGAAATCAAATCACGTCTGAGCGAAATCGACCGCGTATCGGGTCAGACTCAGTTCAACGGCGTGAACGTCCTGGCAAAAGACGGCAAAATGTCTATCCAGGTCGGCGCTAACGATGGTCAGACTATCGACATCGACCTGAAGAAAATCGATTCTTCAACTCTGGGTCTTAGCGGTTTCTCTGTGTCCAAAAATGCTTTGAGTGTTGGTGCATCTATCACATCTGTAGCCGACTCTACTTCTGGTGTTCAAACTGCTGTTAACCTGTCAGATGTTGCTAAAACACTGAATGTTGATGCAAGTACACTTTCATTACATCAGATTACAGGCCAAAACGAATACGTTG is a genomic window containing:
- the fliD gene encoding flagellar filament capping protein FliD codes for the protein MASISNLGVGSGLPLSTMLDSLTTAEKSALTPISNQQSAYTAKLSAYASLKSSLTTFQTANTKLNSADLFTATTASSSSTAFSATTSGSTVAGKYSINVTQLAQAQVLTSAVQSSNTAALGDSSVASRSIAITLKDGTSKSITLSSDQTSLTGMRDAINGANAGITASIIKVSDGSFRLSMSANKTGSDNAVAKIAVTGDSTLQGIVGFDASASSNVMTESVKAQNAELTVNNVAIENSSNQISDALEGITLNLTATTVGDQSLTITKDTSKASSAISGWVSAYNTLLDQFNTLTKYTKVDTNTDSQDASNGALLGDSTLRTIETQLKSMLTNAQSSSSYKSLGQIGITTDPQTGSLVIDTTKVSAALDKDAAGVKEMIVGDGKTTGITTKIATNITGWLSTKGIVQAATDGVSKTLNTLTALYNTTSDRIDADIARYKTQFTQLDLAISKLNSTSTYLTQQFDTSSSSSKS
- a CDS encoding FliC/FljB family flagellin, coding for MAQVINTNSLSLITQNNINKNQSALSTSMERLSSGLRINSAKDDAAGQAIANRFTSNIKGLTQAARNANDGISAAQTTEGALSEINNNLQRVRELTVQSQNGTNSDSDLSSIQDEIKSRLSEIDRVSGQTQFNGVNVLAKDGKMSIQVGANDGQTIDIDLKKIDSSTLGLSGFSVSKNALSVGASITSVADSTSGVQTAVNLSDVAKTLNVDASTLSLHQITGQNEYVVQSGNDSYSVSVGDGSVTAGDAGKVELNTTDVKYGDAANGIGTDGATQSGQLIKVGAKADGTAVGFVTIQGKNYQAGTTGSDVLVNSKNSAAPTTTTGTAGIQLSSNAAGTITASAQFAGASSADPLALLDKAIASVDSFRSSLGAVQNRLNSAVTNLNNTTTNLSAAQSRIQDADYATEVSNMSKAQIVQQAGNSVLGKANQVPQQVLSLLQG